TCGGAGGCTGTATGGGAGCTTGAAAAGGAAGGGGACATGAACGTTCCTGGCCTTATTTTTGCAACCGACGAGCTTTTCCCGTCAGTCGGGCGGGACAGGACAATCAACCAGCTCAAAAACGTGGCAAAGCTTCCGGGGATTGTGAAAAACGCGATACTGATGCCAGATGGGCACGAGGGCTACGGCTTTCCAATCGGCGGGGTTGCGGCGTTTGACCCTGATGAAGGGGGCGTGGTCTCCCCAGGCGGGATAGGGTATGATATAAATTGTGGCGTGCGGCTTATTCGGACCGGCCTGCCACTTGGCCAGGTCAGGCCAAAGCTGCGCGAGCTTGTTAACCTGCTTTTCAAAAACGTCCCGTCCGGGGTTGGCGCCAAGGGCAGGATGAGGCTTGAAAAAAGCGAGTTTGAATATGCAGTCACGCAAGGGGCCCAGTTTGCCCTGGAAAAAGGCATGGCGCGCAAGGAGGATTTACTGTCCTGTGAGGAATACGGAAAAATTGACGGGGCAGACCCGACAGTTGTCTCTGACATGGCAAAAAAGAGGGGCACCCCGCAATTTGGCACCCTTGGCGCAGGCAACCATTTTCTGGAACTGCAGGCAATAGAGCAGATTGGGGCAGACTCGAAAACCCAAAAAGCTGCAAAGGCCTTTGGCCTTGAAAAAGGGGAAGTTGTGGTGATGATACACTGCGGCTCAAGGGGATTTGGGCACCAGATTTGCGATGATTACCTGCGCGTAATGCTTCGCGCCTCTGAAAAGTACGGAATAAACCTACCTGACCGGGAACTTTGCTGCGCCCCTCTTGACTCGAAGGAGGCTGACGAATATTTCAAGGCAATGAAATGCGCAGTTAACTTCGCCTTTTGCAATCGGCAGGTTATGACGCACTGGGTGCGCGAATCGTTTGACTCGGTTTTTGGCAGCCCCACAAGCGATGGGATTGGCGTTGTCTACGACGTGTGCCATAATATTGCAAAATACGAAAGCCACCAGGTTGATGGCAAGACAAGGCGGCTTTGCGTGCACCGCAAGGGCGCAACAAGGGCGTTTGTTGCAGGCAGGAAGGAAATTCCCGACATTTACAGGTCAATTGGCCAACCGGTTTTGATTCCAGGTTCCATGGGAACAGCCTCCTACGTGCTTGTGGGAAAGAAAAAGGGCATGGAGCTTTCATGGGGCTCGTCGTGCCATGGGGCAGGCAGGGCAATGTCAAGAAAGGCGGCAATAGAGTCAATGGGGCACAGGGACATTGCAGGCGAGCTTGCTGCAAAAGGGATAATCGTCAAGGCAACGCAGCCGCGGCTTGTTGCCGAAGAGGCGCCTGCAGCATACAAGGATGTTGACCAGGTTGTAAAGTCTGTCGAGGCGGCAGGCATTTCGGACATTGTTGCAAGGCTTGTCCCAATAGGCGTTGTAAAAGGTTGAAATC
This genomic stretch from Candidatus Parvarchaeota archaeon harbors:
- a CDS encoding RtcB family protein, with product MKKISEAVWELEKEGDMNVPGLIFATDELFPSVGRDRTINQLKNVAKLPGIVKNAILMPDGHEGYGFPIGGVAAFDPDEGGVVSPGGIGYDINCGVRLIRTGLPLGQVRPKLRELVNLLFKNVPSGVGAKGRMRLEKSEFEYAVTQGAQFALEKGMARKEDLLSCEEYGKIDGADPTVVSDMAKKRGTPQFGTLGAGNHFLELQAIEQIGADSKTQKAAKAFGLEKGEVVVMIHCGSRGFGHQICDDYLRVMLRASEKYGINLPDRELCCAPLDSKEADEYFKAMKCAVNFAFCNRQVMTHWVRESFDSVFGSPTSDGIGVVYDVCHNIAKYESHQVDGKTRRLCVHRKGATRAFVAGRKEIPDIYRSIGQPVLIPGSMGTASYVLVGKKKGMELSWGSSCHGAGRAMSRKAAIESMGHRDIAGELAAKGIIVKATQPRLVAEEAPAAYKDVDQVVKSVEAAGISDIVARLVPIGVVKG